In Lacrimispora indolis DSM 755, a genomic segment contains:
- a CDS encoding HPr family phosphocarrier protein gives MYELKDPMGLHARPASLIFMEARKYSCSIEAQWESDKADCKSLLGLMGLGVTEGSMIRFRFNGADEDAAITAIRTVLEKI, from the coding sequence TTGTATGAATTAAAAGATCCCATGGGACTTCATGCCAGGCCGGCTTCCCTGATTTTCATGGAAGCGAGAAAGTATTCCTGCAGCATAGAAGCCCAATGGGAATCAGACAAAGCGGACTGCAAAAGCCTTCTGGGATTAATGGGGCTGGGAGTCACAGAAGGCAGTATGATCCGGTTCCGGTTTAATGGAGCGGATGAGGATGCGGCCATAACCGCCATCCGTACCGTTTTGGAAAAAATTTGA